The Heyndrickxia vini genome contains a region encoding:
- a CDS encoding ribonuclease H-like domain-containing protein, whose product MSMKNKLKRFKTHLGLESNQNTENNQVVMESQKKEDIPFKEMWDKMDTSIYYFENEYCFIREVHYPLDHLHGKYRFRDFLTAMKMWNESQVQHPLSAYGFEPSDLFFFDTETTGLGGGTGNTIFLLGYASVNDDEIVVRQHILPEPGLEIPLYQSFLETIDYSTLVTYNGKAFDWPQVKTRHTLLREHIPKLPSFGHFDLYHASRRFWKDQLPSVKLSNIEREILAFERINDVPGYLAPMIYFDFVERKNPEGIFEILKHNEYDILSLITLYTHLSFQILQKDPNQTTREKYQLGKWFNYIGEKDAAVETFEKAALSNDINAKFELAYFLKKQKQFNKANTYWMDVVQFGNTKIKKQACIEIAKLQEHQFKNYKLAKEYTEKALSLHDQSKQHFHPEKDKFLQNTLKRLARLEKK is encoded by the coding sequence ATGTCAATGAAAAATAAACTTAAACGTTTTAAAACTCATCTTGGTTTAGAAAGTAACCAAAATACGGAAAATAACCAAGTGGTAATGGAAAGCCAAAAAAAAGAGGATATTCCGTTCAAAGAAATGTGGGATAAAATGGATACTTCTATTTACTATTTCGAGAATGAGTATTGTTTTATTCGAGAAGTCCACTATCCTTTAGACCACTTACATGGAAAATATCGATTTCGTGATTTTTTGACAGCAATGAAAATGTGGAATGAATCTCAAGTACAACATCCACTTTCAGCTTACGGTTTTGAACCGAGCGATTTATTTTTTTTTGATACGGAAACAACCGGTTTGGGAGGGGGCACTGGTAATACTATATTTTTATTAGGTTATGCGAGTGTCAATGATGATGAGATTGTTGTAAGGCAGCACATTTTGCCTGAGCCAGGACTTGAAATACCTCTCTATCAAAGCTTTTTAGAGACTATCGATTATTCAACACTTGTAACCTATAACGGTAAGGCGTTTGATTGGCCACAAGTAAAAACTAGGCATACACTTTTACGTGAACATATTCCGAAACTCCCATCATTTGGACATTTTGATTTATATCATGCATCTAGACGTTTTTGGAAGGACCAGCTACCTTCTGTTAAACTATCAAATATTGAACGGGAAATTTTAGCATTTGAGCGGATTAACGATGTTCCGGGTTATTTAGCTCCTATGATTTATTTTGATTTTGTAGAACGAAAAAACCCCGAGGGAATATTTGAAATACTAAAGCATAATGAATATGATATTCTTTCATTGATCACGCTATATACTCATTTATCTTTTCAAATACTCCAAAAGGATCCTAATCAGACGACTCGTGAAAAGTACCAATTAGGAAAGTGGTTTAACTATATCGGCGAAAAAGACGCAGCAGTCGAAACCTTTGAAAAAGCTGCATTAAGTAATGATATTAATGCAAAGTTTGAATTGGCCTACTTTTTGAAAAAACAAAAACAATTTAACAAAGCAAATACGTATTGGATGGATGTTGTACAATTCGGCAATACAAAAATTAAAAAACAAGCGTGTATAGAAATCGCAAAATTGCAGGAGCATCAATTCAAAAACTATAAACTTGCGAAGGAATATACAGAAAAGGCGTTGTCATTACATGATCAAAGCAAACAACATTTTCACCCTGAAAAGGATAAATTCCTCCAAAATACGCTAAAAAGATTAGCACGACTTGAGAAGAAATAA
- a CDS encoding CotD family spore coat protein, with protein sequence MFCGKILPAVVHPTKCCINNTQENFIQPHIFPSHTTNVNHQVIGHKNYYPHTESFVNEVTNVNLGPAVGPPPVGPGMGGFGPGPGMGGFGGGPGVGYPGTMPYGYPR encoded by the coding sequence ATGTTTTGTGGAAAGATTTTACCTGCGGTGGTTCATCCAACTAAATGCTGTATAAATAACACTCAAGAGAATTTTATTCAACCACATATTTTTCCTTCTCATACAACGAATGTGAATCATCAAGTAATCGGTCATAAAAATTATTATCCTCATACTGAATCATTTGTAAATGAGGTTACTAATGTGAATCTTGGCCCTGCAGTTGGTCCACCGCCTGTTGGACCTGGAATGGGTGGTTTCGGCCCAGGACCTGGCATGGGCGGATTTGGCGGGGGACCTGGTGTTGGATATCCGGGAACAATGCCATATGGATACCCGCGTTAA
- a CDS encoding DUF1273 domain-containing protein yields MKVISISGYKPFELGIFSSKHPAIEIIKKAIKKELIRLIEEGLEWVLISGQLGVELWAAEVIFELQDVYPTIKLAILTPFENQEGNWNESNKEFYEMILSQADFVDSISKQPYTNPQQFRNRNRIFLHKSQAMLIVYDAQNEGSPKYMYEEAKKYKEQNNFEIISIDFDQLQMLIEDDEWDTY; encoded by the coding sequence ATTAAGGTAATATCCATTTCAGGGTATAAACCATTTGAATTAGGCATTTTTTCAAGTAAACATCCTGCAATTGAAATAATTAAAAAGGCGATAAAAAAGGAACTGATTAGATTAATAGAAGAAGGTCTTGAATGGGTATTAATTTCAGGACAGTTAGGTGTAGAACTTTGGGCAGCTGAAGTTATTTTTGAATTACAAGATGTTTATCCGACGATTAAACTTGCCATTCTTACCCCATTTGAAAATCAAGAAGGCAATTGGAATGAAAGCAATAAAGAATTTTACGAAATGATTCTTTCTCAAGCTGATTTTGTCGATTCTATCTCAAAACAACCTTATACAAATCCTCAGCAATTTCGAAATCGTAATAGAATTTTTCTGCATAAAAGTCAGGCCATGCTCATAGTTTATGATGCACAAAATGAAGGGTCGCCAAAATATATGTATGAAGAGGCTAAAAAATATAAAGAACAAAATAATTTTGAAATCATTTCAATTGATTTTGATCAATTACAAATGTTGATTGAAGATGATGAGTGGGATACATATTAA
- the gpsB gene encoding cell division regulator GpsB: MLSDKVKLTAKDILEKEFKTAVRGYKQEEVDKFLDFIIKDYETFHQVIEDLQQENMRLKKQADDSFRRQPSQPTTGTTNFDILKRLSNLEKHVFGSKLSE, encoded by the coding sequence ATGTTATCTGATAAAGTGAAATTAACTGCTAAAGATATTTTAGAGAAAGAATTTAAAACAGCGGTTCGAGGCTATAAACAAGAAGAAGTTGATAAATTTTTAGATTTTATTATTAAAGATTATGAAACGTTTCATCAGGTGATTGAGGATTTACAACAGGAAAATATGCGTTTGAAGAAACAGGCGGATGATTCATTTCGCAGACAACCTTCGCAGCCAACGACAGGTACAACCAATTTTGATATCCTAAAAAGACTTTCAAATTTAGAAAAGCATGTTTTTGGCAGTAAGTTAAGTGAATAA
- a CDS encoding THUMP domain-containing class I SAM-dependent RNA methyltransferase → MSNFSLIATAAMGLEAIVAKEVTNLGYECKVDNGKIEYKGDAKAIARSNLWLRTADRVKIKVGEFKALTFDELFEKTKALNWENFLPENAEFPVQGKSVKSKLFSVSDCQAIVKKAIVERLRKHYKKTSWFEENGPLFKIEIALHKDIATLTIDTSGVGLHKRGYRVNQGEAPLKETLAAALIQLTNWHPDRPFLIRFVDQGRFRLKLL, encoded by the coding sequence ATGTCAAATTTTTCATTGATTGCTACTGCGGCGATGGGGCTTGAAGCAATCGTAGCAAAGGAAGTAACTAATTTAGGTTACGAATGTAAAGTAGATAACGGTAAAATTGAATATAAAGGGGACGCTAAGGCCATTGCTCGCAGTAATCTTTGGTTACGTACGGCCGACCGAGTTAAAATAAAAGTCGGTGAATTTAAAGCCTTAACATTTGACGAATTATTTGAAAAAACAAAGGCACTTAACTGGGAGAACTTCCTCCCTGAGAATGCGGAATTTCCAGTTCAAGGGAAGTCAGTAAAATCAAAATTATTTAGTGTTTCTGATTGTCAAGCTATTGTAAAAAAGGCGATTGTAGAACGACTTCGTAAGCATTATAAAAAAACTTCGTGGTTTGAGGAAAATGGTCCACTATTTAAAATAGAAATAGCACTCCACAAGGATATAGCGACTTTAACAATTGACACAAGTGGTGTTGGATTACATAAACGGGGCTATCGCGTAAATCAGGGAGAGGCACCTCTCAAGGAAACATTAGCGGCTGCTTTAATTCAATTAACGAATTGGCATCCAGATCGACCTTTTTTGATCCGTTTTGTGGATCAGGGACGATTCCGATTGAAGCTGCTTTAA
- a CDS encoding THUMP domain-containing class I SAM-dependent RNA methyltransferase translates to MSGCFNSINELASRSTFFDPFCGSGTIPIEAALIGQNIAPGFNRDFASESWPWIGDKVWEDARNEAEDLAKYDQRLQITGTDIDHRMIEVSKENAIEAGLGDLITFKQMQVSDITTKDQYGVLVGNPPYGERLGERKEVEKMYREMGKAFATLDTWSFYILTSYEQFEEVYGRKATKKRKLFNGFIRTDLYQYWGPRPPRV, encoded by the coding sequence ATTAGCGGCTGCTTTAATTCAATTAACGAATTGGCATCCAGATCGACCTTTTTTGATCCGTTTTGTGGATCAGGGACGATTCCGATTGAAGCTGCTTTAATCGGCCAAAATATTGCACCTGGTTTTAACCGTGATTTTGCTTCAGAATCTTGGCCATGGATTGGTGATAAGGTATGGGAAGATGCGCGTAATGAAGCGGAAGATTTAGCGAAATATGATCAACGATTACAAATTACAGGCACAGATATTGATCATCGAATGATCGAAGTGTCCAAGGAAAATGCGATAGAGGCGGGTTTAGGTGATTTGATTACATTTAAGCAAATGCAGGTATCTGACATTACAACAAAAGACCAATATGGCGTCCTTGTTGGAAATCCTCCATATGGTGAACGCCTTGGTGAACGTAAAGAAGTTGAAAAAATGTATAGGGAAATGGGAAAAGCCTTCGCAACACTCGATACTTGGTCCTTCTATATTTTAACTTCGTATGAACAATTTGAAGAGGTATATGGAAGGAAAGCAACGAAAAAGCGGAAACTATTTAATGGATTTATTCGTACAGATTTGTATCAATATTGGGGACCAAGACCACCCAGGGTATAA
- a CDS encoding ATP-dependent DNA helicase, protein MKTGLPFTITKEESFYDKLGDWIGDVFYDILPEKGFELRDEQIYMAFQMEKAFKEKKVIFAEAGVGTGKTIVYLLYALCYARYTGKPAIIACADETLIEQLMKKEGDIKKIEAALGLQADVRLAKSRDQYLCLKKLDSQIQKNDIDDIAAIYDNLPEFVHAEGSMLKYEKYGDRKEYSNLPEDMWKTVAWDSLQDCFSCDVRHRCGQTLHRDYYRKAADIIVCSHDYYMEHVWTKESRIREGQLPLLPEASCVIFDEGHLLEYACQKALTYRIQTETLETLLTRLMENDVRDETLYTIENVLFLNEKFFETMIKEATPVIGSDRFEIKMSPEILKFAHSLRLQIDKLSEQLVFEGEMFVLNEYDLRIVEEYLEQILFSLKLFLEDTEGIVWFEMTESDHTLVIMPRLVEEVLRKEVFSKNIPYIFSSATLSNNGDYSYIANSLGINSYLSLKVDSPFDYESNMEVSIHRIKSSKNQYGEFLSLLKEAGGRSLLLFSSKDSMSEFKQYVLHQEDVGLNMLFEGDKEISHLVSMFQQNEETVLCAYHLWEGLDIPGPTLSNVMIAELPFPPKDPVFDAKRRVSVNPFNEVDVPYMLLRLKQGIGRLIRTSTDKGTIHIWTKPSQEDAILDSILPLLPVKPTFYS, encoded by the coding sequence ATGAAAACCGGACTACCTTTTACTATTACAAAAGAGGAATCGTTTTATGATAAATTAGGAGATTGGATTGGCGATGTCTTTTATGATATTTTGCCTGAAAAAGGTTTTGAATTAAGGGACGAACAAATTTATATGGCTTTTCAGATGGAAAAGGCGTTTAAAGAAAAAAAAGTGATTTTTGCCGAAGCTGGTGTTGGTACGGGAAAAACAATTGTGTATCTTTTATATGCATTATGTTATGCAAGATACACAGGAAAACCAGCAATTATCGCATGTGCTGATGAAACACTAATTGAGCAACTGATGAAAAAAGAGGGAGATATAAAAAAAATAGAAGCTGCACTTGGTTTACAAGCCGATGTTAGACTTGCGAAATCAAGAGATCAGTATCTATGTTTAAAGAAATTAGATTCCCAAATTCAAAAAAATGACATAGATGATATCGCTGCTATATATGATAATCTTCCTGAGTTTGTTCACGCTGAAGGGTCAATGCTTAAATATGAAAAGTATGGCGATCGAAAGGAATATTCAAATTTACCCGAAGACATGTGGAAAACTGTTGCATGGGATTCACTTCAAGATTGTTTTTCTTGTGATGTCCGTCATCGTTGTGGGCAAACGCTTCATCGGGACTATTATCGGAAAGCGGCCGATATTATTGTTTGCTCACATGATTACTATATGGAACATGTGTGGACGAAGGAATCACGGATTAGGGAAGGGCAATTACCACTACTCCCGGAAGCTAGCTGTGTTATTTTTGACGAAGGACATCTACTCGAATATGCTTGTCAAAAGGCATTAACCTATCGCATTCAAACGGAAACATTAGAAACATTATTAACTCGTTTAATGGAAAATGATGTACGTGACGAAACTCTTTATACAATTGAAAACGTTCTGTTTTTAAACGAGAAGTTCTTTGAGACTATGATAAAAGAGGCAACTCCAGTCATTGGATCTGATCGTTTCGAAATTAAAATGTCACCAGAGATTCTTAAATTTGCACATTCACTTCGTTTGCAAATTGACAAGTTATCTGAACAACTTGTTTTTGAAGGCGAAATGTTTGTATTAAATGAATACGATTTACGAATTGTTGAGGAATATTTAGAACAAATTCTTTTCTCATTAAAGTTGTTCTTGGAAGATACTGAGGGAATTGTTTGGTTTGAAATGACAGAATCAGATCATACTCTCGTTATCATGCCTCGATTAGTAGAAGAAGTATTACGGAAAGAAGTATTTTCAAAAAATATCCCATATATATTTTCTTCCGCTACATTGTCAAATAATGGGGACTACTCATATATAGCAAATAGTTTAGGGATTAATTCATATTTGTCCTTAAAAGTCGATTCACCATTTGACTATGAAAGCAATATGGAAGTTTCTATTCATCGGATTAAATCTAGCAAGAACCAGTATGGTGAATTTCTTTCTTTGCTAAAAGAAGCTGGTGGTAGAAGTCTTTTATTATTTAGTTCTAAAGATTCGATGTCTGAATTTAAGCAGTATGTTCTACATCAAGAAGATGTAGGTTTAAATATGTTATTTGAGGGAGATAAGGAAATCAGTCATTTAGTATCTATGTTTCAGCAAAATGAAGAAACAGTTCTTTGTGCATATCATCTGTGGGAAGGGCTAGATATACCCGGTCCAACATTATCAAATGTGATGATTGCGGAATTACCTTTTCCTCCAAAAGATCCTGTTTTCGATGCAAAGAGGAGAGTTAGTGTCAATCCGTTCAATGAAGTCGATGTTCCTTATATGTTATTACGTTTAAAACAAGGAATAGGTAGATTAATTCGGACTTCAACTGACAAAGGGACTATTCACATTTGGACGAAACCTTCTCAAGAGGATGCCATTTTAGATTCTATTTTACCTTTATTACCCGTTAAACCAACCTTTTATAGTTGA
- a CDS encoding carboxypeptidase M32 produces the protein MSEHTKEIEKEFLEYVKKMQAYNEALGLIYWDLRTGAPKNGVDQRSEVVGMLSSEVFQMSTSEEMAAYIASLSGSENLSEITKKTLNECKKDYDRNKKIPVKDFKEYVILQSKAESVWEEARAKADFEMFQPYLEKIVKFQKKFIGYWGYEGNKYNTLLDMYEPGITVDILDQVFSEVREAIIPLVKKISESSNKPDTSFIFKHFPKDKQKEFSLKILEQMGYDFNSGRLDETVHPFATGLNPGDVRVTTRYDEEDWRTAVFGTIHEGGHALYEQNISKRLIGTPLCGGTSMGIHESQSLFYENIVGRDFSFWKHNYNVLKEYGDGQFKDIDLNDFYNAINESKPSLIRIEADMLTYPLHIIIRYEIEKGLFNDEIEVKDLPKVWNDKYEEYLGIRPENNAEGVLQDVHWSGGSFGYFPSYALGYMYAAQFKHAMLKDLPNYDELLASGNLKPIQEWLTANIHQYGKLKKPLEILHDVTGEGLNAKYLINYLTNKYTKVYNL, from the coding sequence ATGTCAGAGCATACAAAAGAAATAGAAAAAGAATTTTTAGAATATGTAAAAAAAATGCAAGCATATAATGAAGCACTCGGGTTGATCTATTGGGATCTTCGCACGGGAGCGCCAAAGAACGGTGTAGATCAACGATCAGAAGTTGTTGGAATGCTTTCATCGGAAGTATTTCAAATGTCAACCTCTGAGGAAATGGCAGCATACATAGCTAGTCTCTCAGGAAGTGAAAATTTATCAGAGATTACGAAAAAGACATTAAATGAATGCAAAAAAGACTATGATCGCAACAAAAAAATTCCGGTTAAGGATTTTAAAGAGTATGTTATCCTACAGTCTAAGGCCGAAAGTGTTTGGGAAGAAGCGAGAGCAAAAGCTGACTTTGAAATGTTCCAGCCTTATTTAGAAAAAATTGTTAAATTCCAAAAAAAGTTTATTGGATATTGGGGATATGAAGGGAATAAATATAATACATTACTTGATATGTACGAGCCGGGTATCACGGTAGATATTTTAGATCAAGTATTTTCAGAAGTGAGAGAGGCAATTATCCCATTAGTCAAAAAGATATCTGAATCCTCAAACAAACCGGATACTTCATTTATTTTTAAACATTTTCCTAAGGATAAACAAAAGGAGTTTAGCTTGAAAATATTAGAGCAAATGGGCTATGATTTTAATTCTGGACGTTTAGATGAAACAGTACATCCATTTGCTACTGGTTTAAACCCGGGAGATGTACGTGTTACGACAAGATATGATGAAGAAGATTGGCGCACAGCTGTATTTGGTACCATCCATGAAGGTGGCCATGCATTATATGAACAAAATATCTCAAAAAGACTAATCGGAACTCCACTTTGTGGTGGTACATCAATGGGAATTCATGAATCACAATCTTTATTTTATGAAAATATTGTTGGTCGTGATTTTTCATTTTGGAAACATAATTATAATGTTCTGAAAGAGTATGGCGATGGACAATTCAAAGATATTGATCTAAATGATTTTTATAATGCTATAAACGAATCTAAGCCTTCTTTAATTCGTATAGAGGCGGATATGCTAACGTATCCACTTCATATTATCATTCGATATGAGATTGAAAAGGGATTATTTAATGATGAAATCGAAGTGAAAGACTTACCAAAGGTTTGGAATGACAAATATGAAGAATATTTAGGCATTCGTCCTGAAAACAATGCTGAAGGAGTACTTCAAGATGTACATTGGTCAGGCGGAAGTTTTGGCTATTTCCCTTCCTACGCACTAGGGTATATGTATGCTGCGCAATTTAAACATGCGATGTTAAAAGACCTTCCAAATTATGATGAGTTATTAGCATCAGGAAACTTAAAGCCGATTCAAGAATGGTTAACAGCGAATATTCATCAATATGGAAAATTGAAAAAACCTTTAGAAATTTTACACGATGTGACAGGAGAAGGATTGAACGCGAAATATTTAATCAATTATTTAACCAATAAATACACAAAGGTTTATAATTTATAA
- a CDS encoding DMT family transporter — MPQLFIILAALSWGFISVFVKKLSAFGFTEMEIVTIRVVYAFILLLPIIIFQRKRSVIRIKLTHIPYFIGTGLCSIVFFNWCYFTAMNKLSVSFAVMLLYTSPAFVAILSYFFLKEKLTKKKLFAVLITIFGCSLIALNGGGDNTWDQLGFSIGLGAGLGYALYSIFGKLATRYYDSITITFYTFLVASICLVPFYRFWEKFNQIPTNLHFYMIGLALVPTVLAYLLYTIGLNRIESSTAAILATVEPVAAIIIGITLFNEKIAYVQFAGILCILSSVLILSIKRKYIKRHQSEVSFINEKTR; from the coding sequence TTGCCACAGCTTTTTATTATTTTGGCTGCGTTGTCATGGGGATTTATTTCGGTTTTTGTTAAAAAGTTATCAGCTTTTGGTTTTACAGAAATGGAAATTGTTACAATTCGCGTTGTTTATGCATTTATTTTGTTACTTCCAATTATTATATTTCAGCGGAAAAGATCAGTCATTCGCATTAAGCTTACACATATACCTTATTTTATAGGAACTGGACTTTGTAGTATTGTCTTTTTTAATTGGTGTTACTTTACTGCAATGAACAAGTTGTCGGTTTCATTTGCTGTAATGCTTTTGTATACTTCTCCGGCATTCGTCGCTATACTCTCCTATTTTTTTCTAAAAGAAAAATTAACGAAAAAGAAGTTATTTGCTGTTTTAATAACGATCTTTGGTTGTTCATTGATTGCGTTAAACGGTGGGGGAGATAATACTTGGGACCAATTAGGTTTTTCTATCGGACTAGGAGCGGGTTTAGGGTATGCATTATATAGTATCTTTGGTAAGCTTGCTACTCGATATTATGATTCTATTACAATAACGTTTTATACATTTCTTGTTGCTTCAATTTGTTTAGTTCCATTTTATCGTTTTTGGGAAAAATTCAATCAGATTCCAACTAATTTACATTTTTATATGATCGGTTTAGCACTTGTACCGACCGTATTAGCATACTTATTATATACGATTGGTTTGAATCGGATTGAAAGCAGTACGGCCGCTATTTTAGCTACAGTTGAACCTGTTGCAGCGATAATTATTGGTATTACACTTTTTAATGAAAAAATAGCGTATGTTCAATTTGCAGGGATCTTATGTATTTTATCATCCGTACTAATTTTAAGCATCAAAAGAAAATATATTAAAAGACATCAAAGTGAAGTAAGCTTTATTAACGAAAAAACCCGCTAA